A stretch of the Lactuca sativa cultivar Salinas chromosome 9, Lsat_Salinas_v11, whole genome shotgun sequence genome encodes the following:
- the LOC111879349 gene encoding uncharacterized protein LOC111879349, protein MVKLKLNFHSTGDHIHAILSTIYPYFENHLDDPSYFQDKAILVLTNEEVDAVNDYILGLMKDKRKNYLSSDSLCETESMDCFEESVYSLGIPNAFKAYGIPYHKLTLKTGVPVMLIRNIGQTKGLCNGTGLRIIRLGKHVIEALIIAGRLFNETTYIPHKKLTPSKKESPSV, encoded by the coding sequence ATGGTGAAGCTGAAGTTGAATTTCCACTCTACAGGTGACCATATTCATGCAATTTTATCAACCATTTATCCgtattttgaaaaccatcttgatgatccatcatattttcaagATAAGGCTATTTTGGTCCTTACAAATGAAGAAGTTGATGCTGTCAATGACTACATTTTAGGACTAATGAAAGACAAAAGGAAAAATTATCTGAGTTCAGATTCTTTGTGTGAGACAGAATCAATGGATTGTTTTGAGGAATCAGTTTACTCTCTTGGTATACCGAATGCTTTTAAGGCATATGGAATTCCATACCATAAACTTACACTAAAAACAGGTGTTCCGGTTATGTTGATTCGTAATATTGGCCAAACCAAAGGTCTATGCAATGGTACTGGATTACGAATAATTAGGCTTGGAAAACATGTCATTGAGGCACTCATTATAGCTGGTAGATTATTCAATGAGACTACTTATATACCTCACAAGAAGTTAACTCCGTCAAAAAAAGAATCCCCTTCCGTTTAA